The segment ACAGAAGATCAAAGAAAAAGATTGTTGGTAATAGCAGGAAAATGTCCTGTAGCCAAAATGGTAAAAGGAGAAACAACTATAGTTAGCAGTATTCAGTAAAAAGTTTGCAGTTTTCAGTTGGAATCTTGTTGTTAACTTTTAAAATTAAAAAATAGATAAATATGAAAAAAATATTAGCATTTGCAGGAAGCACAAGCTCAACATCAATCAATAAAAAATTAGCAACTTTTGCTGCAGAAAATTTAGAGCATACTTCTTTTGATGTAATTGATTTAAGAGACTTTAAAATGCCTATTTATAGTGAAGATGAAGAAAAAGTAGGTTTTTCAGAAGACGCAAAAAAGTTTACATCTTTATTAGATAACTATGATGGTTTTATACTTTCTTTAGCAGAACACAATGGTTCTTATGCAGCAGCTTTTAAAAATATTTTTGATTGGAGTTCAAGAATTGAAGCGAATGTTTTTAGAAACAAACCATTGTTGTTAATGGCAACTTCTCCAGGAGGAAGAGGTGGTAAATCTGTTTTAGATGCCGGAGTTGAGAAGTTTTCA is part of the Polaribacter sp. SA4-10 genome and harbors:
- a CDS encoding NADPH-dependent FMN reductase, with product MKKILAFAGSTSSTSINKKLATFAAENLEHTSFDVIDLRDFKMPIYSEDEEKVGFSEDAKKFTSLLDNYDGFILSLAEHNGSYAAAFKNIFDWSSRIEANVFRNKPLLLMATSPGGRGGKSVLDAGVEKFSRMGAKELVRFSFPSFYDNFKEGKIVNEELSILLKKEVKKFEQFIK